The Deltaproteobacteria bacterium genome includes the window TCGACGAGGCCGAGCGCGCGGCCCTCAGCGCTTCTTCTTCGTCTCGGCGTGGTGCGCGTCCAGCGCGTAGCGCAGCAGCTGGACGATGACCTCGTTCCGGCTCTGGCCGGCGTCGCGGGCCACCTGGTCCAGCTCCTCCACCATCGCCGCGGCCAGGCGGACGGACGTCGTCTTCAGGTCGACCTCTTCCTTGGGCGTGATGACTGGGGCCATGAAGCCACTGATAGCACTCCTGTACGCGCTCGCGCAATCACGCCGAGGCTTGACATTGATAGTCGCTCTGTGACTATGTTTCCGATTGCAGAACCCACCACAAGGAGAGCCGATGAAAGGGACGAAAGAGGTCCGGTCGTTTGAAGGCAGTTGCCCGCGCTGCGGCTACACGAACCGCGAGGAGGCTCAGGCGCAGCGGGAGCAGCGCGCCATCCGCCGCGCAATCGCCAAGGGCATGCGGGAAGCGGGCCTGAAGCTCACGCCCACGTCGTTCCCGCCCAGCGTGGCGGCGCGGAAGATGGGCATCACGGTGGCCGAGCTGGGCCTGCTGTTGCGGAGGGGCTCCGTGCGCGCGTCGTCCCTCGACGGCCGGCTCAGGGTCACCGACTCCGAGGTGAGGCGGTACCGCGAGGACCAGCTGGGTCTGCCGATGGCGCGCCGCTGGCGCTTCCCGGCCGCCGCGGGCGCGCGTGAGCGGGCGCGCGTGCTGAAGCGCGCGGCCGCCGGGCTGGGGGCGCTGCCGTGACGGACGAGGCGCTCTGGACGGCCAACGAGGTTGCCGGCTACCTCAAGGTGTCGCGGAGCTGGGTCTACCTCCACGTGGAGTCGGGCGATCT containing:
- a CDS encoding ribbon-helix-helix protein, CopG family, with protein sequence MAPVITPKEEVDLKTTSVRLAAAMVEELDQVARDAGQSRNEVIVQLLRYALDAHHAETKKKR